Proteins co-encoded in one Medicago truncatula cultivar Jemalong A17 chromosome 8, MtrunA17r5.0-ANR, whole genome shotgun sequence genomic window:
- the LOC25500867 gene encoding AT-rich interactive domain-containing protein 1 produces the protein MKVGDAKVFDGSGLMGFEADVNEFLSGQGGNVVAGEKVKGKVDGANKVKSANFESSVEKEVHSGNVMAGEKVEGGVDGANEVKSANFESGGVKEVHDVGFLDSGMMNRGMVSDTDVGKLSEGNGDGMEVVEDFDGGKIIVGTTEDASNLVKSDESGLLNVGENHDGDIGDNSVPVLDLSGGDGTGSSHKRKREEALFDMMSWVTKTASNPCDPEIVPIPEKPKWRAYSNQEAWKRVLLFREAAFYKKKSSIEQQNWQSQKMHPSIYDDPTPTIYNLRERRKRDKKLFEKQKPSSRSSLSSSVLDKGDLDGTTSRRYVKRLLASRRSSFSRWASARICVGQKYQAQVPEWTGPNPESDTKWFGTQVWPLAVANSQFLVERDPIGRGRQDSCGCAVQGSVECVRFHISEKKAKAKLELGVAFYHWRFDKVGEDVRNSWTDEDEKRFWEVLQLYPPKRGSEHFWDHIFETFPNKSRETLVSYYFNVYLLQRKAYHTRHTLGNIDIQSDDDESESDMKKLFGRRG, from the exons ATGAAAGTTGGTGATGCTAAGGTGTTTGATGGGTCTGGTTTGATGGGGTTTGAGGCTGACGTGAATGAGTTTTTGTCGGGTCAGGGTGGGAATGTGGTGGCTGGAGAGAAGGTTAAGGGTAAAGTTGATGGTGCTAACAAGGTGAAGAGTGCGAATTTTGAGTCTAGTGTGGAGAAAGAAGTTCACAGTGGGAATGTGATGGCTGGAGAGAAGGTTGAGGGTGGAGTTGATGGTGCTAACGAGGTGAAGAGTGCGAATTTTGAGTCTGGTGGGGTGAAAGAAGTTCACGATGTAGGATTTCTTGATTCCGGAATGATGAACCGAGGGATGGTCAGTGATACCGATGTTGGAAAGCTGAGTGAGGGTAATGGTGATGGAATGGAAGTAGTTGAAGATTTTGATGGAGGGAAAATAATTGTAGGGACAACTGAGGATGCATCTAATTTGGTGAAGAGCGATGAGTCTGGATTGCTGAATGTTGGCGAGAATCATGATGGTGATATCGGTGATAATAGTGTCCCGGTATTGGATTTGTCTGGTGGTGATGGAACAGGTTCTAGTcataagagaaagagagaggagGCTCTGTTTGATATGATGAGTTGGGTTACAAAAACCGCGAGTAACCCTTGTGATCCTGAAATTGTTCCGATCCCTGAAAAGCCGAAGTGGAGGGCTTACAGTAATCAGGAGGCTTGGAAGCGGGTTTTGTTGTTTCGAGAGGCTGCATTTTACAAGAAAAAGTCGAGCATTGAACAACAAAATTGGCAG AGTCAGAAGATGCATCCTAGCATCTATGATGATCCCACTCCGACAATCTACAATCTTAGGGAGAGGAGGAAACGTGACAAGAAactatttgaaaaacaaaaaccatcttCACGAAGCTCGTTGAGTTCATCTGTGCTAGACAAAGGAGATTTGGACGGGACCACAAGTCGTCGTTATGTGAAACGGTTGCTTGCAAGTAGACGATCAAGTTTTAGTAGATGGGCATCAGCTCGCATCTGTGTGGGGCAAAAGTATCAAGCTCAAGTGCCAGAGTGGACTGGTCCGAATCCTGAAAGTGATACTAAGTGGTTTGGGACCCAAGTATGGCCATTGGCTGTAGCGAATTCTCAATTTCTTGTCGAAAGGGATCCTATAGGAAGGGGAAGACAGGATTCGTGCGGCTGCGCAGTTCAAGGTTCTGTTGAGTGTGTCAGATTCCACATTTCTGAGAAAAAAGCTAAAGCTAAGCTGGAGTTAGGCGTTGCTTTTTACCATTGGCGTTTCGATAAGGTCGGTGAAGATGTTCGGAATTCGTGGACAGATGAAGACGAGAAACGGTTCTGGGAAGTGCTACAGCTTTACCCTCCAAAGAGAGGATCTGAACATTTCTGGGATCATATTTTTGAAACATTTCCTAATAAGAGCAGGGAAACTTTAGTTAGCTACTACTTCAATGTGTATCTCTTGCAGCGCAAAGCATACCATACCAGGCATACACTTGGTAACATTGACATTCAGAGCGACGATGACGAATCAGAATCTGATATGAAGAAGCTTTTTGGACGTCGGGGATAG
- the LOC25500869 gene encoding ubiquitin-conjugating enzyme E2 5, giving the protein MSSPSKRREMDLMKLMMSDYKVEMINDGMQEFYVHFHGPSESPYQGGVWKVRVELPDAYPYKSPSIGFINKIYHPNVDEMSGSVCLDVINQTWSPMFDLVNVFEVFLPQLLLYPNPSDPLNGEAAALMMRDRPTYEQRVKEYCEKYAKPEDIGAATEEKSSDEDEELTEDEYDSSDEQVAGKADP; this is encoded by the exons ATGTCTTCACCAAGCAAGCGACGAGAGATGGACTTGATGAAACt GATGATGAGTGATTACAAGGTGGAAATGATTAACGATGGAATGCAAGAATTTTATGTCCATTTTCATGGACCCAGTGAAA GTCCTTATCAAGGAGGTGTGTGGAAAGTAAGAGTTGAGCTACCGGATGCTTATCCCTATAAGTCTCCTTCAATAGGTTTCATCAATAAGATCTATCACCCAAATGTTGATGAGAT GTCAGGATCAGTTTGTCTTGATGTCATCAATCAGACCTGGAGCCCCATGTTTG ATCTTGTCAATGTATTTGAGGTGTTTCTGCCGCAACTCCTTCTGTATCCCAATCCATCAGACCCCTTGAATGGAGAAGCTGCGGCTTTAATGATGCGTGACCGACCTACTTATGAACAAAGGGTTAAAG AGTACTGTGAGAAGTATGCCAAGCCAGAAGACATTGGAGCTGCCACAGAAGAGAAATCCAGTGATGAAGATGAGGAGCTAACTGAAGATGAATATGATTCTAGTGATGAACAGGTGGCTGGTAAAGCAGACCCCTAG